One genomic window of Hymenobacter sp. J193 includes the following:
- a CDS encoding acyloxyacyl hydrolase, with product MIPDAARRYTRILLGLCLLLPRLAAAQQGETGPAQAVVVGAYAQGAFIIAHTPRVRHLVRAHPTGLELNFQRQTRGEQPWHAWHRYPRVGLALLYYDYHNATLGRSYGAGVYLSKPLWRTARQELNFRLGGGLGWFSQAFDQATNHKNTFVSSRLNALILARVEYDVALSDHLGLLAGLGLNHYSNGATTKPNLGINMPTLVLGLNMHTQRPFRPLDQPPAPEPADVGYFFLNLSSSLGYKQRNETDTRKYLVNSVTVAGGRRMNRKSNLLLGLEGFYDRSLRAELRDTADTSRPLPDVKKAGVFLGHELLFGRLAFVTHLGFYVYNPYKSNKFYYERIGLKYHLTDHLFGALDLKVHRGAADVLEFKLGAKL from the coding sequence ATGATACCTGACGCCGCGCGCCGCTACACGAGGATATTGCTGGGGCTGTGCCTGTTGCTGCCGCGCCTGGCCGCCGCGCAGCAAGGCGAAACCGGACCGGCGCAGGCCGTAGTGGTAGGTGCGTATGCGCAGGGCGCCTTTATCATTGCCCACACCCCGCGCGTGCGCCACCTGGTGCGGGCGCACCCCACGGGGCTGGAACTGAACTTCCAGCGCCAGACCCGGGGCGAGCAGCCCTGGCACGCCTGGCACCGCTACCCGCGCGTGGGCCTAGCCCTGCTGTACTACGACTACCACAATGCCACGCTGGGCCGCAGCTACGGGGCCGGCGTGTACCTGAGCAAGCCGCTGTGGCGCACGGCCCGGCAAGAGCTGAATTTTCGGCTGGGCGGCGGCCTGGGCTGGTTCAGCCAGGCGTTTGACCAGGCCACCAACCACAAAAATACCTTCGTCAGCTCCCGCCTGAACGCGCTGATCCTGGCGCGCGTGGAATATGATGTGGCCTTGTCGGACCACCTGGGGCTGCTGGCCGGGCTGGGGCTGAACCACTACTCCAACGGGGCCACCACCAAGCCCAACCTGGGCATCAACATGCCTACGCTGGTACTGGGACTGAACATGCACACGCAGCGCCCGTTCCGCCCCCTCGACCAGCCACCCGCGCCCGAGCCCGCCGACGTGGGGTACTTTTTCCTGAACCTGAGCTCGAGCCTGGGCTACAAGCAGCGCAACGAAACCGATACGCGCAAGTACCTGGTAAATTCGGTGACGGTAGCTGGTGGGCGGCGCATGAACCGCAAAAGCAACCTGCTGCTGGGCCTGGAGGGCTTCTACGACCGGTCGCTCCGGGCCGAGCTACGCGACACGGCCGATACCAGCCGCCCGCTGCCCGACGTGAAAAAGGCCGGCGTGTTTCTGGGCCACGAGCTGCTGTTCGGGCGGCTGGCTTTCGTCACGCACCTGGGCTTCTACGTGTACAATCCGTACAAATCCAACAAGTTCTACTACGAGCGAATCGGACTGAAATACCACCTTACCGACCACCTGTTCGGCGCCCTCGACCTGAAAGTGCACCGCGGTGCCGCCGATGTGCTGGAGTTCAAGCTAGGCGCGAAGCTGTGA
- a CDS encoding quinone-dependent dihydroorotate dehydrogenase produces the protein MYQALLKPLLFRLDAEDAHHFVFRNLRRAYRVPGAPALLRASYDFAHPSLEREVFGLKFRNPVGLAAGFDKNAELTDELGALGFGFVEIGTVTPRPQPGNPAPRLFRLPQDEALINRMGFNNHGAEAAATRLRQRRSHGLIIGGNIGKNKDTPNEDAAQDYVACVEALHEVVDYFVVNVSSPNTPGLRQLQEREPLIQLLQQVQQCNQALPRPRPLLLKIAPDLTNGQLDDILLIARETNLSGLVATNTTISRDNLRTPASQVSSLGAGGLSGKPLRKRATEVIRYLSQRSVGNLPIIGVGGIHSPQDAQEKLAAGAALVQLYTGFIYEGPALVKRINQALAER, from the coding sequence ATGTACCAAGCCCTGCTGAAGCCGCTACTATTTCGCCTCGATGCGGAAGATGCCCACCATTTTGTGTTTCGGAATCTGCGGCGGGCCTACCGGGTGCCGGGCGCGCCGGCGCTGTTGCGGGCTTCATATGACTTTGCGCACCCGAGTCTGGAGCGGGAGGTATTCGGGCTGAAGTTTCGGAACCCGGTGGGACTAGCGGCAGGCTTCGATAAGAACGCGGAGCTGACCGACGAGCTGGGCGCGCTGGGTTTTGGCTTCGTGGAAATCGGGACGGTGACGCCGCGCCCCCAGCCCGGCAACCCCGCGCCGCGCCTGTTCCGGCTGCCGCAGGATGAAGCCCTGATCAACCGCATGGGGTTCAACAACCACGGGGCCGAAGCGGCGGCCACCCGTCTGCGACAGCGCCGCAGCCACGGGCTCATCATTGGCGGCAACATCGGCAAGAACAAGGACACACCCAACGAGGACGCGGCCCAGGACTACGTGGCCTGCGTGGAGGCCCTGCACGAGGTAGTCGACTATTTCGTGGTGAACGTGTCGTCGCCGAACACGCCGGGGCTGCGGCAGCTGCAGGAGCGGGAACCGCTGATCCAGCTGCTGCAGCAGGTGCAGCAGTGCAACCAGGCGCTGCCCCGCCCCCGCCCGCTGCTGCTCAAAATCGCGCCTGACCTCACCAACGGTCAGCTCGACGACATCCTGCTCATTGCCCGCGAAACCAATCTAAGCGGCCTGGTAGCCACCAATACCACCATCAGCCGGGACAACCTACGCACGCCGGCAAGCCAGGTGAGCAGCCTGGGCGCGGGCGGCCTGAGCGGCAAGCCACTGCGGAAGCGTGCTACCGAAGTTATCCGCTACCTCAGCCAGCGCAGCGTCGGCAACCTGCCCATCATCGGGGTGGGCGGCATCCACTCGCCCCAGGATGCGCAGGAAAAGCTGGCGGCCGGGGCGGCGCTGGTGCAGCTGTACACGGGCTTTATCTACGAAGGCCCCGCCCTGGTGAAGCGCATCAACCAGGCACTGGCCGAACGGTAA